A part of Pseudoliparis swirei isolate HS2019 ecotype Mariana Trench chromosome 8, NWPU_hadal_v1, whole genome shotgun sequence genomic DNA contains:
- the LOC130197783 gene encoding mitogen-activated protein kinase kinase kinase 13-A-like, protein MSSPGSSFVQIKHEDLLFYENCGGGSFGSVYRALWISQDKEVAVKKLLKIDKEAEILSVLSHKNIIQFYGAVLESPNYGIITEYASAGSLYEYLSSEQSEEMDMEQIMTWAIEIAKGMHYLHAEAPVKVIHRDLKSRNVVMTADRVLKICDFGASKFLSHTTHMTVVGTFPWMAPEVIQSLPVSETCDTYSYGVVLWEMLTREVPFKGFEGLQVAWLVVEKQERLTIPTSCPGSFAELMRKCWQADPKERPQFKQVLVNLETMANDSRLPDQCNSFLQNKDQWRCEIEATLERLRKLERELYSKEKELEERERRLKLWEERLVERSNMSPSPTSLLMERSNISPFFTPMSIGSSGSFFRSHSQDSNSATVSSAGVSSAGVSSAGVSSLFRTLSNGDTERGSSAALERGMGSLDGGRLHAVLRGLQGRLGEEDGDEEGTLEEKGWGQRERDETGGMEGGRVQVTLRSFPGGVVEREERTWGEGDREKGGMQRSRVTTIVRGYSGGFGEAEGEKEGGWEIDKLGDRKDDKGIEGAIEGGRLPTMFKGLHGSMGGLGDMLSLDMEEMGEMERLGDMDMNMGDLGVMKMRSELGVRGRRSDMGVVLQGIRGDRSKAISQKIRGEVGVIGHSGVQVSMRASSNQNSVKSCSVRHGTKINMATAAMDMMELDWSDSD, encoded by the exons ATGTCGTCCCCCGGCTCGTCGTTTGTGCAGATAAAGCATGAGGACCTGCTCTTTTACGAGAACTGTGGAGGAGGCAGCTTTGGGAGCGTCTACAGAGCCCTCTGGATATCCCAGGACAAGGAAGTGGCTGTGAAGAAACTTCTAAAGATTGACAAAGAG GCTGAGATTCTCAGTGTCTTGAGTCATAAGAACATCATTCAGTTTTATGGAGCCGTGCTGGAATCTCCCAACTACGGCATTATCACAG AATATGCCAGTGCAGGATCTCTGTACGAGTACCTCTCCAGTGAGCAGAGTGAGGAGATGGACATGGAGCAGATCATGACATGGGCCATAGAGATAGCCAAAG GGATGCATTACCTCCACGCAGAAGCTCCAGTCAAAGTCATTCACAGAGACCTCAAATCCCGGAACG TGGTAATGACAGCAGACAGAGTGCTcaag ATCTGTGACTTCGGGGCGTCTAAGttcctgtctcacaccacacacatgacGGTGGTGGGCACTTTTCCTTGGATGGCTCCTGAAGTCATTCAGAGCCTTCCTGTCTCGGAGACCTGTGACACCTACTCCTATGGCGTG GTGCTGTGGGAGATGCTGACTCGTGAGGTTCCTTTCAAAGGTTTTGAAGGCCTGCAGGTTGCATGGCTGGTGGTGGAAAAACaagag AGGCTGACCATCCCTACCAGCTGTCCAGGAAGTTTCGCAGAGCTGATGAGAAAATGTTGGCAAGCAGACCCAAAG GAGCGTCCGCAGTTCAAGCAGGTGCTGGTGAACCTGGAGACCATGGCCAACGACAGCAGGCTACCGGACCAGTGTAACTCCTTCTTACAAAACAAGGACCAGTGgag GTGTGAAATCGAGGCGACCCTGGAGCGCCTTCGAAAGCTGGAGAGGGAGCTGTACTCCAAAgagaaggagctggaggagagggagaggaggctcaAACTGTGGGAGGAGAGGCTGGTGGAGCGCTCCAACATGTCTCCCAGtcccacctccctcctcatGGAGCGCTCAAACATCTCACCG TTCTTCACACCGATGTCCATCGGTTCCTCCGGCTCCTTCTTCCGCTCGCATTCTCAAGACTCCAACAGCGCTACGGTCAGCAGCGCCGGCGTCAGCAGCGCCGGCGTCAGCAGCGCCGGCGTCAGCAGTCTCTTCCGCACCCTCAGCAATGGAGACACGGAGAGGGGGAGCAGTGCGGCGCTGGAGAGGGGGATGGGCTCGCTCGACGGCGGGAGGCTGCACGCCGTGCTCCGAGGGCTGCAGGGGCGGCTGGGAGAGGAGGACGGGGACGAGGAAGGAACCCTGGAGGAGAAAGGCTGGGGGCAGAGGGAAAGAGACGAGACTGGGGgcatggagggaggaagggtgCAGGTGACGCTCAGGAGTTTCCCAGGCGGTGTggttgagagggaggagaggacgtggggggagggggaccgGGAGAAAGGAGGGATGCAGAGGAGCAGGGTGACCACCATAGTCCGAGGGTATTCGGGTGGGTTTGGAGAGGCTGAaggggagaaggaaggaggatggGAGATAGACAAGTTGGGGGACAGGAAGGATGATAAAGGGATAGAGGGCGCtatagagggagggaggctcCCGACCATGTTCAAGGGTCTCCATGGAAGTATGGGGGGCTTGGGGGACATGTTGTCCTTAGACATGGAGGAGatgggggagatggagagactcggtgacatggacatgaacatgggCGACCTgggagtgatgaagatgaggagtgAGCTGGGGGTCAGGGGTCGCAGGAGTGACATGGGAGTCGTGCTCCAGGGAATCCGAGGTGACCGCAGCAAGGCCATCAGCCAAAAGATTAGAGGTGAAGTCGGGGTCATCGGTCACTCGGGGGTGCAGGTGAGCATGCGGGCTTCGTCCAATCAGAACTCTGTGAAGAGCTGCAGCGTGCGACACGGAACCAAGATCAACATGGCCACCGCCGCCATGGACATGATGGAGCTAGATTGGTCTGACAGTGACTAG
- the LOC130197844 gene encoding rap guanine nucleotide exchange factor 4-like, with the protein MVAVQMSPNSSPLAEWICCLDKRPSERSGEDVDIILTRLREVKAFHRFPPPLLLQICAGAFYECLDKGITLFRQGDIGTSWYAVLSGSLDVKVSETANHQDAVTICSLGIGTAFGESILDNTPRHATIVSRETSELLRIEQREFKSLWEKYRQSLAGLLAPPYGAMESGSNNDRLTDKDNMNSDSANKAHNKIPSEKLQRAGKVLRNAILSRAPHMIRDRKYHLKTYRQCCVGTELVDWLVLQSACVLTRSHAVGMWQALLEEGVLNHVDQELGFQDKYLFYRFLDDEEEDTPLPSEEEKRESEEELPETILLLAQIGPDALLRMILRKSPGQRTGDDLEIIYDELLHIKALTHLSNTVKRELASVVIFESHAKAGTVLFNQGEEGTSWYIIQKGSVNVVIYGKGVVCTLHEGDDFGKLALVTDSPRAASIVLREDNCHFLRVDKEDFNRILRDVEANTVRLKEHEQAVLVLEKSPRASALGSIKYTVISGTPEKILEHFLEAMRMDIHHGEPDPAVDDFVLMHGIFMPNSRLCPLLMAHYHATSPPGSEQERMEYALNSKRRALILTLRWASTHTYLLQEEPAAISFLEELYGSLSNDSRILRALKELVPDLEKVVKLHSEEAKSLKKKTLIRQFSNGEERLQKKQPIRNHDDILLKVYCGDHTYTTIRVSVVATGREVISAVADKLGTTDELVLVHLSSACEKQILKPNDVSVFSTLSTNGRLFACPRDQLSSLTPLPEQEGPSAGSMSTFELMSSKDLAYQMTLYDWELFSCVHEHELLYHTFGRQSFRRTTANLDLFLRRFNHVQLWVVTEVCLCSQLSKRVQLLKKFIKIAAHCREFKNLNSFFAIIMGMSNPAVSRLSQTWEKLPTKFKKFYAEFESMMDPSRNHRSYRLTVTKLEAPIIPFMPLLLKDMTFTHEGNKTFIDNMVNFEKMRIIANTIRQVRHCRSQPFNPEICQPNKNQADVRSYVRKLCVIDNQRALTQLSYRMEPRRT; encoded by the exons gatGCAGTCACTATCTGTTCCCTTGGGATTGGGACGGCATTCGGGGAGTCCATCCTGGACAACACGCCACGCCACGCTACAATCGTCAGCAGAGAGACCAGCGAGCTGCTCCGTATCGAACAGAGGGAATTCAAGAGCCTCTGGGAG AAGTATCGTCAGAGCTTGGCTGGACTGTTGGCCCCTCCTTATGGAGCTATGGAGAGTGGATCCAACAATGaca GACTCACCGACAAAGACAACATGAACTCAGACTCCGCAAACAAAGCTCACAACAAG ATCCCCTCAGAGAAGCTGCAGAGAGCCGGGAAGGTTCTCCGGAACGCCATCCTGTCCCGAGCCCCACACATGATTCGAGACAGGAAGTACCACCTCAAGACATACAG acaaTGCTGTGTCGGCACCGAGCTGGTGGATTGGCTGGTGCTGCAGAGTGCCTGTGTTCTCACACGGTCCCATGCTGTTGGCATGTGGCAGGCGCTACTAGAAGAAGGGGTGCTCAACCACG TGGACCAGGAGCTGGGCTTCCAGGACAAGTATTTGTTCTACCGATTTCttgacgatgaggaggaggacacaccaTTGcctagtgaggaggagaagagggagagcgagGAAGAACTGCCAGAGaccatcctcctcctcgctcagaTTGGCCCTGACGCGCTGCTGCGCATGATCCTCAGGAAATC gcctGGTCAGAGGACAGGGGATGACCTAGAGATCATCTACGATGAGCTGCTTCACATCAAAGCCTTGACTCACCTCTCCAACACA GTGAAGAGGGAACTGGCGAGCGTCGTGATCTTCGAGTCGCATGCAAAAGCTGGAACCGTGT TGTTCAACCAAGGAGAGGAGGGCACGTCATGGTACATCATCCAGAAGGGCTCTGTCAATGTGGTTATTTatggcaag gGCGTGGTGTGTACGCTCCACGAGGGTGATGACTTTGGGAAGTTGGCCCTGGTTACAGATTCACCTCGTGCCGCCTCCATCGTGCTGAGAGAGGACAACTGTCACTTCCTTCGTGTGGACAAGGAAGACTTCAACAGGATCCTCAGG GACGTGGAAGCCAACACAGTGAGGTTGAAAGAGCATGAACAGGCGGTGCTGGTGTTAGAAAAGAGTCCTCGGGCCTCCGCCTTGGGGAGCATCAA GTACACTGTGATATCCGGAACACCGGAGAAGATTCTCGAGCACTTCCTGGAGGCCATGAGGATGGACATACATCACGGTGAACCAG ACCCAGCAGTGGACGATTTCGTCCTCATGCACGGTATCTTCATGCCCAACAGCCGGCTGTGCCCTCTACTCATGGCACA CTACCATGCGACATCTCCGCCCGGTTCTGAACAAGAGAGGATGGAGTACGCGCTCAACAGCAAGAGGAGGGCCCTCATTCTGACCCTGCGCTGggctagcacacacacatacctgctcCAGGAGGAGCCTGCTGCCATCTCTTTCCTTGAG GAGTTGTATGGGAGTTTATCGAATGATTCTCGGATTTTGAGAGCTTTGAAAGAGTTGGTTCCTGACCTTGAGAAAGTCGTCAAATTACA TTCGGAAGAagcaaaatctttaaaaaag AAAACTCTAATACGACAATTCAGCAATGGGGAGGAAAGGCTGCAGAAGAAGCAGCCCATTAGGAATCACGATgaca tcCTGTTGAAGGTGTACTGTGGGGATCACACATACACCACTATCCGGGTTTCCGTGGTAGCGACTGGAAGAGAAGTGATCAGTGCCGTGGCCGACAAACTGGGCACCACTGATGAGCTTGTGTTGGTCCACCTCAGCTCTGCATGCG AAAAACAAATCCTGAAGCCCAATGACGTTTCAGTGTTTTCTACCCTGAGCACCAACGGCCGATTGTTTGCCTGTCCTCGGGACCAGCTCAGCAGTCTG ACTCCTCTTCCAGAACAGGAAGGTCCGTCTGCAGGCTCCATGTCAACGTTTGAGCTGATGAGCTCCAAGGACCTGGCTTACCAAATGACCTTGTACGACTGGGAGCTCTTCAGCTGTGTGCATGAG caTGAGCTGCTCTACCACACGTTTGGCCGGCAGAGCTTCAGGAGAACAACGGCTAATCTGGACCTGTTTCTGCGGAGGTTCAACCACGTTCAGCTGTGGGTGGTCACCGAGGTGTGCCTCTGCTCACAGCTCAGCAAGAGAGTCCAGCTCCTCAAGAAGTTCATCAAGATAGCAGCACA CTGTCGGGAGTTTAAGAACCTCAATTCATTCTTTGCCATCATCATGGGGATGAGCAACCCTGCTGTCAGCAGATTGAGCCAGACGTGGGAG AAACTCCCCACCAAGTTTAAGAAGTTCTATGCCGAGTTTGAGAGTATGATG GACCCATCGAGGAACCACCGCTCCTACCGACTCACCGTCACCAAACTGGAAGCACCAATCATCCCCTTCATGCCCCTCCTTCTCAAAG ACATGACATTCACACATGAGGGCAACAAGACCTTCATTGACAACATGGTCAATTTTGAGAAAATG CGTATTATAGCTAACACAATTCGGCAAGTGCGGCACTGTAGAAGCCAACCGTTCA ATCCTGAGATATGCCAACCGAACAAAAACCAAGCCGACGTACGGAGTTACGTGAGGAAGCTCTGCGTGATCGACAACCAGAGGGCCCTGACGCAGCTCTCCTACAGGATGGAGCCTCGGCGGACAtga